In the genome of Tannockella kyphosi, one region contains:
- the mraY gene encoding phospho-N-acetylmuramoyl-pentapeptide-transferase, whose product MEYFINLLASFIISFLVVLVAMPKVIPFLHKMKFGQVQREEGMESHKAKGGTPTMGGSVFILSTLLVACILNYKDITNPILLLLCFVTLGFGLIGLLDDALIVVKKKNDGLSAKMKYALQSLIAIAFYFLAKEYVPGFDTIISIPFFHINVDLGYAYPVLVYFMFTATSNGVNLSDGLDGLATGLCMMAISPFIIFAIMMKEFTVASFAMCMVGSLLGFMMFNYNPAKIFMGDVGSLSLGGLLSALAILTNQEILLVLIGGVFVMETLSVIIQVVSFKTRGKRVFKMAPIHHHFEMLGWNEPQVVISFWFMGFICALIGMVLGVL is encoded by the coding sequence ATGGAATATTTTATAAATTTATTAGCTTCTTTTATTATTAGTTTCTTAGTTGTTTTAGTAGCAATGCCAAAGGTAATACCTTTTCTACATAAAATGAAATTTGGACAAGTACAAAGAGAAGAAGGAATGGAGTCTCATAAAGCAAAAGGCGGAACACCAACAATGGGTGGTAGTGTATTTATTTTGAGTACTTTATTAGTAGCATGTATTTTAAATTATAAAGATATTACGAATCCTATTCTTTTATTATTATGTTTTGTTACATTAGGATTTGGTTTAATTGGTTTATTAGATGATGCTTTAATTGTAGTTAAAAAGAAAAATGATGGATTGTCAGCTAAAATGAAATATGCTTTACAATCACTTATTGCTATTGCTTTTTATTTTCTAGCAAAAGAATATGTACCAGGATTTGATACTATTATTTCGATTCCATTTTTCCATATTAATGTAGATTTAGGATATGCTTATCCGGTCTTAGTTTATTTTATGTTTACTGCAACAAGTAATGGAGTGAATTTATCGGATGGATTAGATGGTTTAGCTACAGGGTTATGTATGATGGCTATTTCACCATTTATTATCTTTGCGATTATGATGAAAGAATTTACGGTTGCTAGTTTTGCAATGTGTATGGTTGGATCATTGCTTGGATTTATGATGTTTAATTATAATCCTGCTAAAATATTTATGGGAGATGTAGGGTCTCTTAGTTTAGGTGGATTATTAAGTGCTTTAGCTATTCTTACGAATCAAGAAATTTTACTTGTTTTAATTGGTGGGGTTTTTGTAATGGAAACATTATCAGTTATTATTCAAGTTGTTTCTTTTAAAACAAGAGGAAAAAGAGTTTTTAAAATGGCTCCAATTCATCATCATTTTGAGATGTTAGGATGGAATGAACCACAAGTTGTTATCTCTTTTTGGTTTATGGGATTTATATGTGCATTAATAGGAATGGTTTTAGGAGTATTATAA